In a genomic window of Salvia splendens isolate huo1 unplaced genomic scaffold, SspV2 ctg989, whole genome shotgun sequence:
- the LOC121791983 gene encoding chromosome partition protein Smc-like encodes METRIKLLIEEKESSVRDLKESNKLLEKLKDDISVIVREKEEVEKEKNGEIGKRRELENVMTGINEMVAGLKKEEANLQKIMAELDKKCAVGETKLSEMWKETDRLVGETKLSEKRIKELAGEKGVIEKELNDARKNLTERSLELEGLANEKIVILEEKSSVEGRVRELGSHVYVEREGVERCLDEEKQNALKLKAKIEEMEKRIQESHKGSKEVKTEKAAILSERVELESQCGMLREEIASLQETMAKSRAEFKSMKSKAETADANLKLVLKMLKGISAFCSKEVCEGEAGNVHANGEGLKVHIVEMETIKNAFKSKAAKVEEMNRQLKALRSSVLDEQKKKSFWTMLSSATTLLAALSLAYVFRGH; translated from the exons ATGGAAACGCGGATCAAGTTGCTGATTGAAGAGAAAGAATCGTCGGTGAGGGATTTGAAGGAGTCGAATAAACTTTTAGAGAAGCTGAAGGATGATATCAGTGTGATTGTTAGGGAGAAAGAAGAGGTTGAGAAGGAGAAGAATGGGGAGATTGGCAAAAGGAGAGAGTTGGAGAATGTTATGACCGGAATCAATGAGATGGTTGCTGGCTTGAAGAAAGAAGAGGCGAATCTGCAGAAGATCATGGCTGAGTTGGATAAGAAGTGTGCTGTGGGTGAGACAAAGCTTAGTGAGATGTGGAAGGAGACTGATCGATTGGTTGGGGAGACGAAGTTGAGTGAGAAGAGGATTAAGGAGTTGGCTGGTGAGAAAGGTGTAATTGAAAAAGAATTGAATGATGCGCGTAAGAATTTAACTGAGAGGAGTCTTGAATTGGAGGGCTTAGCTAATGAGAAGATTGTGATTTTGGAGGAGAAAAGTAGTGTGGAGGGCCGAGTTAGAGAGTTGGGAAGCCAT GTTTATGTTGAAAGGGAAGGAGTGGAGCGTTGCCTCGACGAGGAGAAGCAGAATGCTCTGAAACTGAAGGCTAAGATTGAAGAAATGGAGAAAAGAATCCAGGAAAGCCACAAGGGTAGTAAGGAGGTGAAGACAGAGAAGGCTGCAATCTTGAGTGAGAGAGTGGAGTTAGAGAGCCAATGTGGAATGCTGAGAGAGGAGATTGCTTCTCTGCAAGAAACCATGGCTAAATCGCGGGCTGAATTCAAATCAATGAAGAGTAAGGCAGAGACTGCAGATGCCAACTTGAAGCTAGTGCTGAAAATGCTAAAGGGCATATCGGCCTTCTGCTCTAAAGAGGTGTGTGAGGGCGAAGCTGGCAATGTGCATGCTAATGGCGAGGGACTGAAGGTGCACATTGTGGAAATGGAGACGATAAAGAATGCTTTCAAGAGCAAAGCTGCTAAGGTGGAGgagatgaataggcagttgaaGGCGCTGCGAAGCAGTGTGTTGGATGAGCAGAAGAAGAAGAGCTTTTGGACTATGTTATCGTCAGCCACCACGCTCTTGGCTGCATTATCCCTTGCATATGTTTTTCGTGGCCATTGA